In one window of Candidatus Zixiibacteriota bacterium DNA:
- a CDS encoding type II secretion system F family protein, which translates to MSTEGLLVLELSPAASLPAGASLAHREYSQVVKFTRQLAAMLRSGMRLDAALHVLLRQDHSHRWHRLLTSIAAGLQEGRMLADALAEHPQVFNPVYINLVRSGETAGDLPGVLTRLARSLDSTDRIKRKLRAALAYPIVILAIAVIVLFILLAYIVPVFKEMFMSFQSELPPLTEIVVGLSDALTQYPTYVLGALGIFAITGILLVRSNWASQVASNVPLLIPGLHSIVIKSETANFARTVATLLDGGVALHEAMPLAAATVRSERLRSELGSATHLIASGGQLHDAWRNSTIVPPMLTEMAAVGEETGTLSRMFDTLADYYSEELETIIPSITAILEPLLIVLVGIVVAAILISMYLPLFELIGQLG; encoded by the coding sequence TTGAGCACCGAGGGACTCCTTGTCTTAGAACTCTCACCAGCCGCAAGTCTGCCGGCCGGGGCAAGTCTTGCACACCGCGAGTACAGCCAGGTTGTCAAGTTCACGCGCCAGCTGGCGGCGATGTTGCGTTCGGGGATGCGCCTGGATGCCGCTCTGCACGTTCTGTTGCGCCAAGATCACTCCCACCGCTGGCATCGCTTGTTGACTTCTATTGCGGCCGGCCTCCAGGAAGGGCGCATGCTTGCCGACGCCTTGGCCGAGCATCCTCAAGTGTTCAACCCCGTCTACATCAACCTTGTGCGCTCCGGCGAAACGGCCGGTGACCTGCCCGGAGTGCTAACCCGTCTGGCGCGATCGCTTGACTCCACGGACCGCATCAAGCGGAAATTGCGAGCAGCACTCGCCTACCCCATCGTGATTCTCGCAATCGCTGTCATCGTCCTCTTCATTCTGCTTGCGTACATCGTGCCGGTCTTCAAAGAGATGTTCATGAGCTTTCAGTCGGAATTGCCTCCGCTCACTGAGATTGTCGTCGGACTGTCTGATGCTCTGACTCAGTATCCGACCTATGTTCTTGGTGCCCTGGGCATCTTCGCCATCACAGGCATCCTGCTCGTGCGATCAAACTGGGCATCTCAGGTTGCCTCCAACGTGCCGCTGCTGATACCCGGCTTGCACTCGATCGTCATCAAGAGTGAGACCGCCAATTTCGCGCGCACTGTGGCAACGTTGCTCGATGGTGGCGTAGCGCTGCATGAGGCTATGCCGCTCGCAGCCGCCACGGTACGCAGCGAACGACTCCGGTCTGAATTGGGAAGTGCCACTCACCTGATCGCATCGGGTGGCCAGCTCCATGACGCCTGGCGAAACAGCACAATCGTCCCGCCAATGTTGACCGAAATGGCCGCCGTCGGAGAGGAGACTGGCACGCTGAGCCGCATGTTTGACACCCTCGCAGACTACTACAGCGAGGAACTCGAAACGATCATTCCGTCCATAACCGCCATCCTCGAACCGCTCCTCATCGTCCTCGTCGGCATTGTGGTCGCCGCAATTCTGATTTCGATGTACTTGCCGCTGTTCGAATTGATCGGCCAACTTGGTTAA
- a CDS encoding type II and III secretion system protein: MSPEVSGTITVYLTDVALSDAIRFIVKEKQLRWAIEDNILKIYPPSEAERFPYEIQFQDGQLSAEFDSLPLTLAVRALVDSTGRNMVIEQGVTGWLTGKLKNVPLELALEALMSANGYLLTERDGIYYVDRLQETNSVRRAASYDVRCDSGLITLEVRQADLQRLVEDIVQKCNLPTVLYGTLAGTVTVKGIGVATDDLLTLVLRGTEYTFKEEDGVYQFGSAKMEEMRTSKFIALQHLVADDLLKLVPTAIAAKLAISVMPGQNGFLATGAYSTIKELEQFTKSVDFAPAQILIEALVVDFSTSHLREFSIIANNRGQSQPGAGNESYYPEIQLYSAGKKADEKLQDLALRMGVTNIGHLSDDFYIRLRALSQEGKANIRSRPTIAALNGHEAAISIGTTQYYLLKTETVYNGGNANYTSQVSQRFESIKADVTLKVTPWVTAMQEIIVDIAPEFNTPQGQFDPEVPPTINHRTLHSRVRLRDGETIVLGGMIQTLENVVIDKFPLLGEIPILGRLFQNRRRSATEAELMIFLTPKIYYGSEGSVDISEYDKR, from the coding sequence GTGAGTCCCGAGGTGTCCGGCACCATCACAGTCTACCTCACTGATGTCGCTCTGAGCGATGCGATTCGGTTTATCGTCAAGGAAAAGCAACTGCGTTGGGCGATCGAGGACAATATTCTGAAGATCTACCCGCCGAGCGAAGCCGAGCGTTTTCCATACGAAATCCAATTTCAAGACGGCCAGCTATCAGCCGAATTTGACTCGTTGCCGCTCACGTTGGCGGTTAGGGCGCTAGTCGACTCGACCGGCCGCAACATGGTCATCGAGCAGGGTGTGACGGGGTGGCTGACCGGCAAACTCAAAAACGTGCCGTTGGAGCTAGCACTGGAGGCGCTGATGTCCGCCAACGGATACCTGCTGACAGAAAGGGACGGCATCTACTATGTCGACCGGCTGCAAGAGACAAATTCAGTACGCCGGGCAGCCAGTTACGACGTGCGTTGCGACAGCGGTCTGATCACGCTTGAAGTTCGCCAGGCCGACTTGCAACGACTCGTTGAGGATATTGTGCAGAAGTGCAATCTGCCGACGGTACTCTACGGAACGCTCGCCGGGACAGTGACGGTAAAGGGCATCGGCGTCGCGACGGATGATCTGCTGACACTTGTTCTCAGGGGAACCGAGTACACGTTCAAAGAGGAGGATGGAGTCTATCAGTTTGGCTCAGCGAAAATGGAGGAGATGCGCACCAGCAAGTTCATTGCACTACAGCATTTGGTCGCCGACGATTTGCTCAAGCTCGTGCCGACAGCGATAGCAGCCAAACTTGCGATTTCCGTCATGCCGGGTCAGAACGGGTTTCTGGCAACGGGGGCATACAGCACGATCAAGGAGCTGGAGCAGTTTACCAAGTCGGTGGACTTCGCGCCGGCGCAGATCCTGATCGAGGCACTGGTTGTAGATTTCTCAACGAGTCATCTGCGCGAGTTTTCGATTATCGCCAACAACAGAGGTCAGTCCCAGCCTGGGGCGGGCAATGAATCGTACTATCCGGAGATTCAGTTGTATTCGGCGGGCAAGAAGGCGGATGAGAAGCTGCAAGACTTGGCGTTGCGGATGGGCGTGACCAACATCGGGCATCTTTCGGACGATTTCTACATACGCCTGCGGGCGTTATCGCAAGAGGGCAAAGCAAACATTCGCTCGCGGCCGACAATTGCGGCCTTGAACGGACATGAAGCTGCGATAAGTATTGGTACGACTCAATACTATTTGCTCAAGACGGAGACCGTCTACAACGGCGGCAACGCGAACTACACTTCCCAGGTTTCGCAGCGGTTCGAGTCGATCAAGGCGGATGTTACGTTGAAGGTGACGCCCTGGGTGACGGCAATGCAGGAGATCATCGTCGACATCGCCCCGGAATTCAACACGCCGCAGGGACAATTCGACCCGGAGGTGCCACCGACGATCAACCATCGGACTCTGCACTCACGGGTGCGGCTGCGGGACGGCGAGACGATCGTGCTGGGCGGCATGATACAGACGCTTGAGAACGTGGTGATCGACAAGTTTCCGTTGCTGGGAGAAATACCGATTCTAGGGCGTTTGTTTCAGAATCGGCGGCGGTCTGCGACCGAAGCCGAGTTGATGATCTTCTTGACGCCGAAGATCTACTACGGATCGGAGGGGTCAGTCGATATCAGTGAGTACGACAAGAGGTGA
- a CDS encoding prepilin-type N-terminal cleavage/methylation domain-containing protein, with protein MNLSSIISHRKTRGFTLIEILIVLVIIGILTGLAIPRFVGATARAKQVEAKQILRQIYTMQQTYRFEHDSYWIPALGSKASAANPRAFAPLGVEIMPQARYEYEIRGDRNQFTATATATNLDDDPAVDQWTIDQTGELRIVVNDAVE; from the coding sequence ATGAACCTGAGTTCAATAATTAGTCACCGGAAAACTCGCGGGTTTACGCTGATCGAGATCCTGATTGTGTTGGTCATTATCGGGATTTTGACCGGGTTGGCGATTCCGCGGTTTGTCGGCGCAACTGCCCGTGCGAAACAGGTAGAGGCCAAACAAATTCTGAGACAGATTTACACGATGCAGCAGACTTATCGATTTGAGCATGATTCGTATTGGATTCCGGCGCTGGGAAGCAAGGCATCGGCGGCTAATCCCCGGGCGTTCGCGCCGCTCGGTGTGGAGATCATGCCACAAGCGCGATATGAGTACGAAATCCGAGGTGACCGGAATCAGTTCACAGCCACCGCGACGGCGACAAATCTTGATGATGACCCGGCGGTCGACCAATGGACAATCGATCAGACCGGTGAACTCAGAATCGTAGTCAACGATGCTGTGGAGTGA